Genomic segment of Polycladomyces abyssicola:
GGGAGCACGGAGCCAATCATCTCGGTAGCTCTGCCCACCGACAGCTATATCGACTACAAAGAGGAATTGAAACGCCGTTTGATTGGCAAACACAGTTTTGAAATTAAGCAAGGGAATCTCCCCTTCCGTCGGATCGAATTTGAAGTGAAACGGGAAAACCTCTACGTGATCAGCCAGCCGATGGCGACGCTGTTCCACATCGCATTGGACCGTGACGGTCAACTGCTGAACGAGGATCTTTTCATCCAAAAAGTGAGCATCAACGACCTCGGATTCGGCACTTCGGACATTGAAACCCTGCATGGCGAAACGATCATCAAACGCCAAAGCTTCACTTCCCGTCATGCGATGTTGAACGTGTATCACCTGTTGTCTAAACGCCTTCTTGAGTTTACCCGTGACGTGGACCCGGATGGCAACGGTAAAGAGTACCCGATCTGGAGCCTGAACCGGGTGATCCGATCCGGGGAAATCAGCTTCAAAGGAAAAGTGTACGACGTCTCCGAAATTGTACAAAAATGCATTTCCGAAGTGGGGAACGCACTGGTAGACGAAGTATGGCACCGTCTGGATTACGGTGACGACATTACCTACATCATCCTGACCGGTGGTGCCTCCATCCCCTTCAAACCGTTTTACCGCGAACGTTTTGGAGACAAATTGATTTTTGCCCAGGACTACGGAATCGAAGCACAGTTTGCCAACGCTTTCGGACTGTGCAAGTTCTCGCAATCCAAATCGCGTACCGTCCCGACCGAAAACATCCAAGAAGCCGCCGCCACCATTCAGGAAGAATTTACGGTGCCGGCCTCCGTTCATGAACAGTTGTCCCACGACGACAACGATTAATCTCTCCAAACCCATTTCGCCACCCCCAGGGATACCTGGGGGATTGGCTGTTTCTTCTACGTTTCAACCGCAAGTAAATGTCGAAAAAAACCGTCGAACTGATGTCGGATCGGTGAGAATGAACTGATGGATTGGATTGGGTTGAATTGGATTAGGTTGGATTGGATCGGATTGTGCAAAGGTAATGCTTGTTCGGTAAGCGAATCAACGAAGGAGGAGGCAACATGCAACCAACAGGCGGTGAATATCATGTGATCGTGATTGGAGCCGGTCAAGCGGGACAAAAAGCGGCACGCACCGTCGCTGAAAACGGATATTCGGTCCTATATATGCCGGCAAACCCGGGAACGATGTTTTCGATGATGTACCAATCCCCCGACGTGGGACAACACGCTCAAATCGTTCAGGAATGGAAGCCTGAACATCCGAAAGATGCGGTATCTCCCTTTATGCAGGTACAAACTTTTTCCGCACCGGGAGAAGGTAACGGTTGGGTTATTCAAGCTTATGTAAACAGACCACTCTTATCTTCAAGGAAGACGTTGCCGGAAGATCATGTGGTCCAGGAACGGGAACGATTGATACGTGAAAAAATGGTCCGTCGTCACGGCCTGCTTCGAACGGAGAGGAAATTGGCAGAACCAATCGAAATGACGGAAAACCCAGCGGATACGGTGGAACCAGCCGTCCTCGAATCCGGTCCTTCCGAACCTGTCTATCGGGAACGCGAGGTACACTTGCGCAAAAAGATGATGGGGTACCGGAACATTTGGAACGACAAACCGGTCGATCCAGAGCCGACTCCCGCCCCACAACTGCATAAACCTGAGACGCCGGCATCAGCAAATGAGTCCGAAGCGGCACCGAAGGAATCCCTGTACAGGGTAGAGGAAATTTGGACAGGATACCCTTCATTGTCCAACTCCAAGAAGGAGAAGGACCCAGATACATCACAACGGAAGAAGTCAAAACAACATTTGATTCGCCTAGACCCTTCACGTGCGGGACGAAGAGTCCGTACTTTCGATACCCAAGCATCCAGTTGGCGTTCATCTTCTGCGGCGTCGGAATCCTTGGTCTGGCAGGATAACGAAACACAACCGGAATCCCGAACGGCAAGGCCTCAATCAAAATCGTATGATCAGATTTCCTATTTGGAAGCGGAAAAACAGAAAAAACGAAAACCCGCCACAGCGAAAAAAACGTCCCTTCCGACCAAAGAAGCCAAGCCACAGGTGCATTCCCCGTCTCCTGCCGGATCGCGAGAGACGGCACCGCTCAAACGCTCGGAAATTCCCATCAAGCCCAAGCCGAAAATGGTCAATCCACCCATCCAGTCAAAGGAACGCACATCATTTTTACAACAGGATGCCGCACGGCAAGTATTGGAGCAAAGCGCACCCAAAAATGCGCTCAAACGCGATTCGATTGATTTCGAAGACGCCTACGGATACAGCTCGTGGGACGATCTGTTCACACCGTTTTCCAATAGCTCCAAACGGCAGGAATTCCAACAGATCGAGAAGCGTAAGTTGGCATTGCGCGGGTTGCACAACTTGATCAACAACTTGGGGTGATGACCGTATTCGGCTATGCGATATAGCCAACACGCCGCATTCTTCGATGCGGTGTTTTTTTTATTGGGTTCGTATCCGCACAGAAGCCGGTTTTTCTTTGCCATAGACAAGTATCCCCTTCTTATCCCTACGTTTGTACATATACTGCCAGAGACTATCGAAAGATGGAAGGTGAATCCTCTTTGTTTCCCCTCCCTTTCAAACAACTGGCCGATATCATCGGGGGGCGAATCTTCCGGGGTCCCCAACATGAAACCATCCGCGGTGTGGTATACCGGAGCGGTAAACACCTCCAACCGGGATTGATCTGTTTCTTAGACCCGAAACGCTTCAGTTCGTCCTCTTTTTTGAAACACAAAAAAAGTTCAGGTGTAGTGGCACCGTTTGGGAGTGAACGACAGATTCCCCGCCATCATCCGCTGATCACGGTTCCCAATGTCACAAAGGCATTATGGAGACTGATCCGTTGGCAACGAGAGCAATCCCGCGCAGCAGTAATCGCGATCACCGGCAGTGCGGGAAAGACGACGACCAAAGAAATGCTTGCTTCCATCGCCATGCAAAAATATCCCACTCTGAAGACGTTGGGCAATCAAAATACGCTGTATTCGCTCCCTTCCCATCTGTTTCGGCTGAACAGTCTTCACCGCGTCGTTGTTCTGGAAGTAAGCCCTCCACACCTGCGTGTTCAATGCCAATACGCCCGACCCCACATCGGGATTATGACCAATATTGGTGAAGCTCATATCGGAAATTTTGGATCACTGAACAACTTGGTTCGGTCCAAGCAACAATTGATCCAGGGAATCCACCCCAGGGGAACGCTAATCATCAATGCGGATGATCCCGGCACCAAAAGACTCAATCTGCAGCTGTTCCAGGGGAACATCATCCGAATTGGGATCGACCAACCGGCCGATCTTCGCGCCACCCACATCCGATCAACCAACGGCATGCAGTTTCGGGTAGACGGGATTCCCTATTTTATTCCCACCTGGGGCAAACACCACGTCTACAATGCATTGGCTGCCATCGCTGCCGCGCGAAAACTGGGCATCCCCGCCCCGCTCATTCAGCGAGGATTGAGCAGATACGCCGTCCCTCCCGGCAGACTGCAACCGCTACCCGGGATCAACGGCAGCACGCTGATCCATGATGCCTACAATGCCAACCCTTCCGCCATGATTGCGGGGCTAAAGGTATTGAAACAAATAGCCGGGTCACGACCGGCCATCGCCGTCTTGGGAAATTTGCTGGAATTGGGGCCATACACCGAACGCGGCCACCAAAGAGTGGGGCATACGGTCGCGAGACTGGGCATTTCTCAATTGATCACCGTCGGATCCCATGCCCGTACCATCGCACGGGCCGCCATAATGAAGGGCATGCCCCCGGAACGAATCCGCTCATTTTCCAATCTCCAAGCAGCAGCGGTCGCTCTCCCCAAGATGATTGTTCCCGGTTCCGTCGTCTATTTCAAAGCCTCCCGAAATGTACACTTGGATCGGCTCGTTTTTCAACTGAAAAAAAGAAAAGCGGCTCGCATCGCTGATGCAGCCGCTTGATTCATTTTTACTTCGACATTTCCCGGGAAATGTTGATGAATGTCGTTCGCGGGAATTACACTATCGGCTGTTTGGCGGGCGTCCCCGGCTTTCGGGGATATGCTTTCGGTGTGTTCGCCCGCTTGCGGATCACCAACAAGTGACGGGTTCCTTTTTCTTTGGGCAACGTGAATGG
This window contains:
- a CDS encoding ParM/StbA family protein produces the protein MSTPVYIGNDQGYYGTKVVSRQGDKFYKLFIRNMVVPNRVGEITYNNDPHNIIYREKDGDREWFCGKLAIEQSGDDELFDSHERRLFSPTWFREKEYLIMFRVSTGLMLQGSTEPIISVALPTDSYIDYKEELKRRLIGKHSFEIKQGNLPFRRIEFEVKRENLYVISQPMATLFHIALDRDGQLLNEDLFIQKVSINDLGFGTSDIETLHGETIIKRQSFTSRHAMLNVYHLLSKRLLEFTRDVDPDGNGKEYPIWSLNRVIRSGEISFKGKVYDVSEIVQKCISEVGNALVDEVWHRLDYGDDITYIILTGGASIPFKPFYRERFGDKLIFAQDYGIEAQFANAFGLCKFSQSKSRTVPTENIQEAAATIQEEFTVPASVHEQLSHDDND
- a CDS encoding UDP-N-acetylmuramoyl-tripeptide--D-alanyl-D-alanine ligase, translated to MFPLPFKQLADIIGGRIFRGPQHETIRGVVYRSGKHLQPGLICFLDPKRFSSSSFLKHKKSSGVVAPFGSERQIPRHHPLITVPNVTKALWRLIRWQREQSRAAVIAITGSAGKTTTKEMLASIAMQKYPTLKTLGNQNTLYSLPSHLFRLNSLHRVVVLEVSPPHLRVQCQYARPHIGIMTNIGEAHIGNFGSLNNLVRSKQQLIQGIHPRGTLIINADDPGTKRLNLQLFQGNIIRIGIDQPADLRATHIRSTNGMQFRVDGIPYFIPTWGKHHVYNALAAIAAARKLGIPAPLIQRGLSRYAVPPGRLQPLPGINGSTLIHDAYNANPSAMIAGLKVLKQIAGSRPAIAVLGNLLELGPYTERGHQRVGHTVARLGISQLITVGSHARTIARAAIMKGMPPERIRSFSNLQAAAVALPKMIVPGSVVYFKASRNVHLDRLVFQLKKRKAARIADAAA